Genomic window (Thomasclavelia spiroformis DSM 1552):
TTTCCTTATCAACCCTATCCAATATTTTTAAATCCATATATTAATAAACATTTATAACTTAATCAAACTGAGTTTGCCAATTTTCGTTTAAATAAGCTTTAAAACACATTTCAATTTGTTCTTTATTCGTTTTTTCTTCTGCTAAATTATGTGGTAAATCTTGTAAAGAGAAATAACGAATTTCTGTTGTTTCTATATTTTCAACAAATTTACCATTTATGACTTCACATAAAACAAAAATTTTACACACACCATAAGCATAAACAGGCTTATTATGCTTATTTCTATCTTGTATAGAAATAATTTTTACAGTTTTTACATTAAGTCCTGTTTCTTCTCTAACTTCTTTTTCAGTATTTGATTTAACAGATTCCAAAACATCACACCAACCGCCCGGTAAAGACCATGTCCCATTATTTTCATGAACTAGCAATATTTTATTATTTCTAAATATTGCAGCTCTTGTATCTAGTTTTGGTGTTTGATAACCTGTTTCATGACAAAATAAATCTTTAACTTTTTCTATGCTTACTTCTGTCTTTTCTGCAAGCATTTCCGCTGATATTTCTCGTAATCTTTGATACCTTTCTCTATCATATACATCTTTTGTATAAGTTAATCCAATTTGTGATAGACTTTGTATTTCTATTGCCCATTTCAACCATTTTTCCATTTATAAAACCAGCTTTCTTTATGTAATCTTATATCAACCCAATAGCTTTACAATAGGAATAAATTCCATCATTTGCAACATCATCACATATATCATCAGCAATAGATTTTAATTCTAATGAAGCATTTTTCATAGCAACACCTCTACCAACAGCCTCTAACATTTCAATATCATTATTACCATCACCAAAAGCCATTGCTTCTTCTTTAGTTAATTGATAATAGTCTAATATTTTATTAATTGCCACACCTTTACCACCACTTAAAGGAATAATATCGATCGCCCGATCCCACCATGCTACAATTTTAGCATCTTTAACATCTTTCATAATCAAGTCATACTCATTTTTATAACATCCTAACATAATTTGATAAACTTCTTCAGTATTTACTACTGTATCAAAATCATCTGCAACTTTAACTTTATTTCCACTGAATCCATAATATTCATCTAAATCTTTATCACTACCATTTGCAGCTAATCTATTTTTTGTAGCTAAAGATAGTGGACGTCCAATTTTTTTAGCATTATTTATAATAATATAAACATCTTCTTTTTTTAAAGGATTACTGAAAATATCTATATATTTATTAAAACAATAAGAACCGTTATAAGTTAAAAAAGCATCAAACTCAACATTTGGAAAATGTGGTACTTGCATTGGTGATCTTCCAGTAGCAATACAAATCTTAATTCCATTATTTTTAAGTTTCACTAATGTTTCTAATACTTTTTTTGAAATTTGTTTTTTCTTCATATCAATCAATGTTCCATCGATATCAAAAAAAATAATTTTTATATCATTCATAGTGTAAACCCCCATTAATTATCATTTACAAATTTTATTTAAATACATTATAACATGTACTAATTTTAAAATCAGTTTTTCCAACTATTAAAAACTTACTTTTTAAAATACAGTTTAAAACAAAATACTATGATAGCAAAAAAATATTTAACACTTTGTTTATTACTATCACTAGTCAAAATTCTAGACTATCTTTATTGTTTATATTAGTACATTTTATAATAAATTTTATATCTAATTTTTGATTATCCTCATAAACACTATAATTTCAAGTATTTTAAAATATAAGAAAAACTCTCATTTTACCACGATTGAATGAACCTTGATATGACAATAGAACAACACTAAAAAGACATCATTGATATCTCAGTAATGTCTTTTGTTAAAAAGTAGTCAATTCTAAAACTAACTGCTTTATATGTATAGATATGAAATTGTCAAACTGAAATTTTTAGTTAAATATTCTTCTTCAATTCAATAATATTTTGTTCTATCTTTTTAATAGTGATTTTAAACTCTTCATCTGTTTTTCAACAGAATCTTCTAGTTACCAATTATTATCAAAAATTCTTCCTATAAAAGGAGAACTTACATTACATCCCATAGAAATAATAATATCTACTTTAAGAATATCTGATATCAATTTCAAATATTGATTTTGTTCCATATCAATTCCATATGACTCTTTCATAATACGAACTACGTCTGGATTGATTTAAGATTTAGTTTCCGTTCCTATTGAATAACTTTCAAATACATCAAAACCTAAATGTTTACCAAGTACTTCCGATATTTGACTACGATAAGAATTATGAATACAAATAAAAGCTACTTTTTTCTTACTCATAAAATGGACATCTTTCTTTGATAC
Coding sequences:
- a CDS encoding NUDIX hydrolase N-terminal domain-containing protein; this translates as MEKWLKWAIEIQSLSQIGLTYTKDVYDRERYQRLREISAEMLAEKTEVSIEKVKDLFCHETGYQTPKLDTRAAIFRNNKILLVHENNGTWSLPGGWCDVLESVKSNTEKEVREETGLNVKTVKIISIQDRNKHNKPVYAYGVCKIFVLCEVINGKFVENIETTEIRYFSLQDLPHNLAEEKTNKEQIEMCFKAYLNENWQTQFD
- a CDS encoding Cof-type HAD-IIB family hydrolase, producing MNDIKIIFFDIDGTLIDMKKKQISKKVLETLVKLKNNGIKICIATGRSPMQVPHFPNVEFDAFLTYNGSYCFNKYIDIFSNPLKKEDVYIIINNAKKIGRPLSLATKNRLAANGSDKDLDEYYGFSGNKVKVADDFDTVVNTEEVYQIMLGCYKNEYDLIMKDVKDAKIVAWWDRAIDIIPLSGGKGVAINKILDYYQLTKEEAMAFGDGNNDIEMLEAVGRGVAMKNASLELKSIADDICDDVANDGIYSYCKAIGLI